One genomic segment of Cystobacter fuscus DSM 2262 includes these proteins:
- a CDS encoding LysR family transcriptional regulator, whose protein sequence is MAFTPLNALNAFLVVARKRGFTAAAAELGVSPSALSQSVRQLEERLGVPLLTRTSRSVALTEAGRRLLENAGPAMDQAMEALKTAAVQPGEVTGRVRLTVPTIAVSTLIAPLLPRFLARYPKVEVDVRVEDRFVDIVAEGLDAGIRLTESIERDMVQVRLSDACRFVVVAAPSYLERRGTPETPDDLLSHDCICIRSPTTSGIYQWELERGPRSWRVPVRGPVITSDTHLLLRMAEAGVGLAYAFEPMVTEELRRGTLRVVLEPYAALVPGLFLYFPSRAQVSPALRAFVDVAREAAPRKKRPRA, encoded by the coding sequence ATGGCCTTCACCCCGCTCAATGCCCTGAATGCGTTCCTCGTCGTGGCCCGGAAGCGCGGCTTCACGGCCGCCGCCGCCGAACTCGGCGTCTCTCCCTCCGCGCTGAGCCAGTCCGTCCGCCAGCTCGAGGAGAGGCTTGGCGTCCCCCTGCTCACGCGGACCTCCCGGAGCGTGGCGCTGACGGAGGCGGGGCGGCGCCTGCTGGAGAACGCCGGGCCGGCGATGGACCAGGCGATGGAGGCGCTGAAGACGGCCGCGGTGCAGCCAGGGGAGGTAACGGGCCGGGTGCGGCTGACGGTTCCCACCATCGCGGTGTCCACCCTCATCGCGCCGCTGCTGCCACGGTTCCTCGCGCGCTACCCGAAGGTGGAGGTGGACGTCCGGGTGGAGGACCGCTTCGTGGACATCGTGGCCGAGGGGCTGGACGCGGGGATCCGGCTGACGGAGTCCATCGAGCGGGACATGGTGCAGGTCCGGCTGTCGGACGCGTGCCGGTTCGTGGTGGTGGCCGCGCCCTCTTACCTGGAGCGCAGGGGCACGCCGGAGACGCCGGACGACCTGCTGTCCCATGACTGCATCTGCATCCGCTCCCCCACGACGTCAGGCATCTACCAGTGGGAGCTGGAGCGCGGGCCGCGGAGCTGGCGCGTGCCGGTGCGGGGGCCCGTCATCACCTCGGACACCCACCTGCTGCTGCGGATGGCGGAGGCCGGGGTGGGGCTCGCCTACGCGTTCGAGCCCATGGTGACGGAGGAACTGCGGCGAGGCACCCTGCGCGTGGTGCTGGAGCCCTACGCGGCGTTGGTGCCGGGCCTGTTCCTCTACTTCCCCAGCCGTGCGCAGGTATCGCCCGCGCTGCGGGCCTTCGTGGACGTGGCCCGCGAGGCGGCTCCACGGAAGAAGAGGCCGCGTGCCTGA
- a CDS encoding NAD(P)-dependent alcohol dehydrogenase, translated as MPKTPAYAAPAAGKPLAPFSFEQREVGPHDVLIDILYSGVCHSDIHQARDEWGGAIFPMVPGHEIIGRVKQVGQHVTKLKVGDMAGVGCMVDSCRDCQTCRRDLEQFCERGMASTYNGTYMDRKTPTYGGYASRIVVTEHFALKVPAGLDPAAAAPLLCAGITTYSPLRQWNCKKGDRVGVVGLGGLGHMAVKLAASMGAEVTVLSTSRTKEADARRLGAQGFEVTKDADTFKKLSGRFDLIIDTISAPHDYNQYLGMLRPQGTLVVVGVPPEAVPVHAFSLIGGNKRLVGSMIGGIAETQEMLDYCAKHNIVSDIEIIPIQKINEAYERMMKGDVRYRFVIDIASLERA; from the coding sequence ATGCCGAAGACTCCTGCCTATGCCGCCCCCGCCGCTGGAAAGCCGCTGGCGCCCTTCTCGTTCGAGCAGCGCGAGGTCGGCCCCCATGACGTGCTCATCGACATCCTCTACAGCGGGGTCTGCCACTCCGACATCCACCAGGCCCGTGACGAGTGGGGCGGCGCCATCTTCCCCATGGTGCCGGGCCACGAGATCATCGGCCGCGTCAAGCAGGTGGGCCAGCACGTCACGAAGCTGAAGGTGGGCGACATGGCGGGCGTCGGCTGCATGGTGGACTCGTGCCGCGACTGCCAGACGTGCCGCCGCGACCTGGAGCAGTTCTGCGAGCGGGGCATGGCCTCCACGTACAACGGCACGTACATGGACCGGAAGACGCCGACCTACGGCGGCTACGCGTCCCGCATCGTCGTCACCGAGCACTTCGCGCTGAAGGTGCCCGCGGGGCTCGACCCCGCCGCCGCCGCGCCGCTGTTGTGCGCCGGCATCACCACGTACTCGCCGCTGCGCCAGTGGAACTGCAAGAAGGGTGACCGCGTGGGCGTGGTGGGCCTGGGCGGGCTGGGCCACATGGCCGTGAAGCTCGCCGCGTCCATGGGCGCGGAGGTGACGGTGCTCAGCACGTCCCGCACCAAGGAGGCCGACGCGCGCCGCCTGGGCGCCCAGGGCTTCGAGGTCACCAAGGACGCGGACACCTTCAAGAAGCTGTCGGGCCGCTTCGATCTCATCATCGACACCATCTCCGCCCCGCATGACTACAACCAGTACCTGGGCATGCTGCGCCCCCAGGGCACGCTGGTGGTGGTCGGCGTGCCGCCGGAGGCGGTGCCCGTGCACGCGTTCTCGCTCATCGGCGGGAACAAGCGCCTGGTCGGGTCGATGATCGGCGGCATCGCCGAGACGCAGGAGATGCTCGACTACTGCGCGAAGCACAACATCGTGTCGGACATCGAGATCATCCCCATCCAGAAGATCAACGAGGCCTACGAGCGCATGATGAAGGGCGACGTGCGCTACCGCTTCGTCATCGACATCGCGAGCCTCGAGCGCGCGTAG
- a CDS encoding (2Fe-2S)-binding protein, with translation MAFTLTVNGATHSIDTDEDTPLLYVLRDELGLNGARYGCGVGQCGACTVLSDGAPLRSCFVPAASLSGRAITTLEGLRAPDGTPHPLQRAFLAEQAGQCAYCIPGMILAAEALLREKPAPSEAEIRTALDANLCRCGSHNRIVRAIQRAAAERQR, from the coding sequence ATGGCCTTCACGCTGACCGTCAATGGAGCGACCCACTCCATCGACACCGACGAGGACACGCCCCTGCTCTACGTCCTGCGCGACGAGCTGGGGCTCAATGGCGCCAGATATGGATGCGGCGTGGGCCAGTGTGGCGCCTGCACCGTGCTGAGCGATGGCGCTCCCCTGCGCTCGTGTTTCGTTCCCGCCGCCTCGCTGAGTGGCCGCGCGATCACCACGCTCGAGGGTCTGCGCGCACCGGATGGGACGCCGCACCCGCTCCAGCGCGCCTTCCTGGCCGAGCAGGCGGGACAGTGCGCGTACTGCATTCCGGGGATGATCCTCGCGGCCGAGGCGCTGCTGCGGGAAAAGCCCGCGCCGAGCGAGGCGGAGATCCGCACCGCCCTGGACGCCAATCTGTGCCGGTGTGGCTCGCACAACCGCATCGTGCGCGCCATCCAGCGCGCCGCGGCGGAGCGTCAGCGATGA
- a CDS encoding xanthine dehydrogenase family protein molybdopterin-binding subunit: protein MSTRIERRAVLQGALVLAFSLAGPPGLGAQTAPGKLPGDLQRNPQLDAWLRIGADGAVTLKTGKVELGQGILTAFAQLCADELDVELSRLVIVSGDTRHSPRQGATAGSMSMPEGGVAVRAAAAEARSLLLAMAGERLGVPVSRLTVQDGTVTDSTGGKSITYWRLMGGRTWNRKATGTVAPKPASARRYIGQPIARVDLPGKLTGEPSFVQDLRPDQLAHGRVVRAPSQGATLLEADVASVRDMPGVLGVVRDGDFLGVIAEKEWQAHKAATRLAASARWREHARLPEDPYAWLLGQKTQDTVIDHAERPEGPAPARTLEASYRRPYVMHGSIGPSCAVAHWDGDVLTLHCHSQTIFETSAAIAKMLGLPAEKVWGRHLSGSGCYGHNGADDAAADAALLARALPGRPVRVQWSRQDEHMCEPYGPAMVTKVRASVDAAGHVLDWTYELWSTSHGTRPGGEPGNLLAGRSLAKPFPQPTPRNGGPPNYAADRNAIPLYAFPGRRVTTHFVTEMPVRTSSHRSLGALANVFSIESFMDELAHAAGVAPLDYRLHHLEDPRAKDVLRKAAELLGGSARPLPPHHGRGLGFARYKNLASYCAVGLEVFVEPTTHALRVTRAVLAADAGEIVNPDGLTNQLEGGLIQTLSWCLKEEVRHDARRILSRDWSSYPVLTFSEVPPVEVALIDRPGEPFLGAGEATQGPTAAALANAVFDATGLRARELPLTPQRLAALREAARPLNP from the coding sequence ATGAGCACGCGCATCGAGCGGCGAGCGGTGCTCCAGGGCGCGCTGGTGCTGGCCTTCTCCCTCGCGGGTCCGCCGGGACTCGGAGCGCAGACGGCACCCGGGAAGCTCCCGGGAGATCTCCAGCGCAATCCCCAGCTCGACGCCTGGTTGCGCATCGGCGCGGACGGCGCGGTCACGCTCAAGACGGGCAAGGTGGAGCTGGGCCAGGGCATCCTGACGGCCTTCGCGCAGCTGTGCGCCGACGAGCTGGACGTCGAGCTGTCCCGGCTGGTCATCGTCTCCGGTGACACCCGGCACTCGCCCCGCCAGGGGGCCACGGCGGGGAGCATGTCCATGCCCGAAGGAGGCGTGGCGGTGCGCGCCGCCGCCGCCGAGGCGCGCTCTCTCCTGCTGGCCATGGCCGGCGAGCGGCTGGGCGTTCCCGTCTCCCGGTTGACGGTCCAGGACGGCACCGTCACCGATTCCACCGGGGGCAAGTCCATCACCTATTGGCGCTTGATGGGGGGACGCACCTGGAACCGGAAGGCCACGGGCACCGTCGCGCCCAAGCCCGCCTCCGCGCGGCGCTACATCGGCCAGCCCATCGCGCGCGTGGATCTTCCCGGCAAGCTCACCGGCGAGCCGAGCTTCGTGCAGGATCTGCGTCCCGACCAACTGGCGCATGGCCGTGTCGTGCGGGCCCCTTCCCAGGGCGCCACGCTCCTCGAGGCCGACGTGGCCTCCGTGCGGGACATGCCGGGAGTGCTCGGGGTGGTGCGCGACGGGGACTTCCTGGGCGTCATCGCGGAGAAGGAGTGGCAGGCCCACAAGGCGGCGACGCGCCTCGCGGCGAGCGCCCGGTGGCGAGAACACGCCCGTCTTCCGGAGGACCCCTACGCCTGGCTGCTGGGACAGAAGACCCAGGACACGGTCATCGACCACGCCGAGCGCCCGGAGGGTCCCGCCCCGGCGCGGACCCTGGAGGCGAGCTACCGCCGCCCGTATGTGATGCACGGCTCCATCGGCCCGTCCTGCGCGGTGGCGCACTGGGACGGAGACGTGCTGACGCTCCACTGCCACAGCCAGACCATCTTCGAGACGAGCGCGGCGATCGCGAAGATGCTGGGCCTGCCCGCGGAGAAGGTGTGGGGAAGGCACCTGAGTGGCTCGGGCTGCTATGGCCACAACGGGGCGGATGATGCCGCCGCGGACGCCGCGCTCCTCGCTCGCGCCCTGCCCGGCCGCCCCGTCCGGGTGCAGTGGTCGCGCCAGGACGAGCACATGTGCGAGCCCTATGGCCCGGCGATGGTGACGAAGGTGCGCGCCAGCGTGGACGCGGCGGGCCACGTGCTCGACTGGACGTACGAGCTGTGGTCCACGTCGCATGGCACGCGGCCGGGGGGTGAGCCCGGCAACCTGCTCGCGGGCCGGTCCCTGGCCAAACCCTTTCCCCAGCCCACCCCCAGGAATGGCGGGCCGCCCAACTACGCCGCCGACCGCAACGCCATTCCGCTCTACGCGTTTCCCGGGCGGCGGGTGACCACGCACTTCGTCACCGAGATGCCCGTGCGGACCTCGTCCCACCGCAGTCTCGGCGCCCTCGCGAATGTCTTCTCCATCGAGAGCTTCATGGACGAGCTGGCCCATGCGGCGGGCGTGGCGCCGCTCGACTACCGGCTGCACCACCTGGAGGATCCCCGCGCGAAGGACGTCCTGCGCAAGGCGGCCGAACTCCTGGGCGGCTCCGCGCGTCCCCTGCCCCCCCACCATGGGCGGGGCCTTGGCTTCGCGCGCTACAAGAACCTCGCGAGCTACTGCGCCGTGGGACTCGAGGTCTTCGTGGAGCCCACCACCCACGCGCTCCGGGTGACGCGGGCCGTGCTGGCCGCCGACGCCGGAGAGATCGTCAACCCCGACGGGCTCACCAACCAGCTCGAGGGCGGCCTCATCCAGACCCTGAGCTGGTGTCTCAAGGAGGAGGTCCGTCACGACGCGCGGCGCATCCTCTCGCGCGATTGGAGCAGCTACCCGGTGCTCACCTTCTCGGAGGTGCCGCCCGTGGAGGTCGCGCTCATCGACCGCCCGGGCGAGCCCTTCCTGGGAGCCGGAGAGGCCACGCAGGGGCCCACGGCGGCGGCCCTGGCCAACGCCGTCTTCGACGCGACGGGCCTCCGGGCGCGGGAGTTGCCCCTGACGCCCCAGCGCCTGGCCGCGCTCCGCGAGGCGGCCCGGCCGCTCAACCCTTGA
- a CDS encoding dienelactone hydrolase family protein codes for MAVEREVEVMAGEARLGGTLAVPEGAQGLVIFAHGSGSSRHSPRNRYVAYSLRTVGLGTLLFDLLTEDEEAEDEVTEALRFDIDFLAGRLGEVTDWVFRHPELSRLRVGYFGSSTGAAAALVAAAERTEAIGAVVSRGGRPDLAGGALARVRAPTLLLVGGADDVVLELNQEALERLRSPKALEVIPGATHLFPEPGALERVAAIAGGWFVHFLGGTLELETRP; via the coding sequence ATGGCGGTGGAACGGGAAGTCGAGGTGATGGCGGGAGAGGCGAGGCTGGGCGGGACGCTCGCGGTACCGGAGGGAGCTCAGGGGCTGGTCATCTTCGCGCATGGCAGTGGGAGCAGCCGGCACAGCCCGCGCAACCGCTACGTGGCGTACTCGTTGCGGACGGTGGGGTTGGGGACGCTGCTGTTCGATCTGCTGACGGAGGACGAGGAGGCGGAGGACGAGGTCACGGAGGCGCTACGCTTCGACATCGACTTCCTGGCGGGGCGGCTGGGGGAGGTGACGGACTGGGTGTTCCGGCATCCGGAGTTGAGCCGCCTGCGGGTGGGCTACTTCGGCTCGAGCACGGGGGCGGCGGCGGCGCTGGTGGCGGCGGCGGAGCGGACGGAGGCCATTGGGGCGGTGGTGTCGCGGGGAGGCAGGCCGGACCTGGCGGGGGGCGCACTGGCGCGGGTGCGGGCGCCGACGCTGCTCCTCGTGGGCGGGGCGGATGACGTCGTGCTGGAGCTGAACCAGGAGGCGCTGGAGCGGCTGCGCTCGCCCAAGGCGCTGGAGGTGATTCCGGGGGCGACGCACCTGTTCCCCGAACCGGGCGCGCTGGAGCGGGTGGCGGCGATAGCGGGGGGCTGGTTCGTGCACTTCCTCGGCGGCACGCTGGAACTCGAGACGAGGCCCTGA